In Gossypium raimondii isolate GPD5lz chromosome 12, ASM2569854v1, whole genome shotgun sequence, a single window of DNA contains:
- the LOC128035457 gene encoding uncharacterized protein LOC128035457 → MAPYEALYGHKCHTLLCWTKLGERRVLGPELVSKTEDKVRLIRDRLKADSDRQKSYTDLKMRDIEYSVGDFVFLKYRSDPSHVVSVEEIKIKPDLTFEEDPIQILDHDVKVLRRKSIPLVKLLWQNHGAEEATYGSEDSMRQQYPYLF, encoded by the exons atggcaccttacgaggctttgtatggtcataaGTGTCATACTCTGCTATGTTGGACAAAGTTGGGTGAGCGTCGGGTTTTGGGTCCTGAATTGGTTTCTAAGACCGAAGATAAGGTTAGACTGATTCGGGATCGTCTGAAGGCGGATtctgatagacagaagtcttatACAGATCTGAAGATGAGAGATATTGAGTACTCTGTAGGTGACTTCGTGTTTCTTAAG TATCGGTCTGATCCATCTCACGTTGTCTCTGTTGAAGAGATCAAGATTAAACCAGATTTGACTTTTGAGGAGGATCCGATTCAAATTTTGGATCATGATGTTAAGGTTCTGAGGAGGAAGTCCATTCCATTAGTGAAGCTTCTGTGGCAGAATCATGGCGCTGAGGAAGCCACGTATGGATCTGAGGACTCGATGCGTCAGCAGTATCCTTATttgttctga